The following proteins come from a genomic window of Trifolium pratense cultivar HEN17-A07 linkage group LG4, ARS_RC_1.1, whole genome shotgun sequence:
- the LOC123921073 gene encoding uncharacterized protein LOC123921073, giving the protein MPKERKDRSLSHDSCRASPYPSSSSRVKRSNSKTPKESEENIKEWEDARCPVCMEHPHNAVLLICSSHEKGCRPYMCNTSYRHSNCLDQFCKSFTEPSPPTIPPVEGEISNSDSPQDQSTEANIVDVQEETIVDVQEETSEGFVTMQSLSCEDETKSKLVCPLCRGHIKEWKVVEGARHFMNEKSRSCSCESCNFTGTYTDLRKHARVEHPTERPSAVDPERQRNWRRLERQRDLGDLLSTLQNSFGENRVDDGLGLTPIDDGGLLAVFFLILQPSSVSRGTTGTRLQMRIRRPSRLWGQNYEAESGSAARDDTANESSDGGSDNRRRRVRRRVQTPDRQP; this is encoded by the coding sequence ATGCCTAAGGAGAGAAAAGATAGGTCTTTGTCACATGATAGTTGCAGAGCATCACCTTATCCAAGTAGCTCTAGTCGCGTCAAAAGATCCAATTCTAAAACTCCTAAAGAGTctgaagaaaatataaaagaatggGAAGATGCTAGGTGTCCAGTCTGCATGGAGCACCCTCACAATGCAGTTCTCCTCATATGTTCATCCCATGAGAAGGGATGCCGCCCATACATGTGCAACACTAGCTATCGCCACTCAAACTGTCTGGATCAGTTCTGTAAGTCATTTACAGAACCTTCGCCACCAACCATTCCTCCGGTGGAAGGTGAAATTTCAAACTCTGACTCACCACAAGACCAAAGCACTGAAGCAAATATCGTCGATGTGCAAGAAGAAACTATCGTCGATGTGCAAGAAGAAACTAGTGAAGGATTTGTTACAATGCAATCCTTGTCCTGTGAAGACGAGACAAAATCAAAGCTAGTATGCCCTCTGTGTAGAGGTCACATAAAAGAGTGGAAGGTAGTGGAGGGGGCTCGTCATTTCATGAATGAAAAATCCAGGAGCTGTTCTTGTGAGAGTTGCAACTTCACTGGTACATATACAGATCTCAGAAAGCATGCAAGAGTTGAACATCCTACCGAGCGCCCATCTGCTGTAGACCCAGAGCGTCAGCGTAACTGGAGGAGGTTGGAGCGACAGAGGGATCTTGGTGATCTGCTTAGCACACTTCAAAATTCCTTTGGGGAAAATAGGGTTGATGATGGCCTCGGGCTCACTCCCATAGATGATGGTGGTTTGCTGGCCGTATTCTTCCTCAttcttcaaccttcatctgTATCTAGAGGTACCACAGGAACTAGACTCCAAATGAGAATTAGGAGACCCTCTAGACTCTGGGGGCAAAACTATGAGGCAGAATCTGGATCTGCTGCTAGAGATGATACAGCAAATGAGTCTTCAGATGGAGGCTCTGATAATAGAAGGCGCCGTGTTAGGAGACGGGTTCAAACACCAGACAGACAGCCATAA
- the LOC123921854 gene encoding uncharacterized protein LOC123921854, with amino-acid sequence MNFVIAKNPIHFFNSYSSCFLNRSRVPSFLLHSSITKWTRGTKILRLSATSSSTSTIYGGWDELASSEVSGEFDSLRNFLVSVGIDDKKNAFVFLMGIVCAMAISRVRVSSVLILPASAFVFAVGYYVGFFRNGILSIGDVRVSGSSKRKEKDENLNLNEKLKNLGEFFDEIDGVVNNMKCDLESSIKNKKIKMDDLYGYVEVTDKIKLSSLNGRNVVKGLIDNEEKFNGVMVENHKNGRRKKQVGEAGYQMLQSIGSLFQENLRSSNFNKVRENVEKPLDQTRGNGALPPVEDRPLNLVDDSNKVNGKLDSSQDLITNSVSDMTRNGNRSSTNTEKENFEVGDNRRRADKFPDKKEYSYRNKELRFSNNRSISLKMDSSSVTDMWESQDNQLNSERFKVRMKRVESETSFLREQLLDQDHETFRSSLGKRDSESDNRSQYKEDRDRVNYDVNFNLDDNLSESENEFDGPSSTNFSDDMMFDRYLGEAMDLLKQSKEFVKGIYDGEQAEIMLYKSANLLSKAVDLKPMSLLAVGQLGNTYLLHGELKLKISRELRTLLSGSTRPSSAKHSRILKELRNKISSKEEAMQLLIDVCEECEELLVNAGRKYRLALSIDSNDVRALYNWGLALSFRGQLIADIGPGAAFEAERVFLAAIDKFDAMLLKGNVYAPDALFRWGVALQQRSRLRPGSSKEKLKLLQQAKRLYEDALDMDSNNMQVKDALSLCVSELNYRQF; translated from the exons TTGGGATGAACTTGCTAGCTCAGAAGTTTCCGGTGAGTTTGATTCGTTGCGCAATTTTCTTGTTTCAGTTGGAATCGATGATAAGAAGAATGCTTTCGTTTTCCTCATGGGGATTGTTTGTGCTATGGCGATTTCTAGGGTTAGGGTTTCTTCTGTGCTTATTCTTCCTGCTTCGGCTTTTGTTTTCGCCGTTGGTTACTATGTAGGGTTTTTTCGAAATGGAATTTTGTCGATTGGTGATGTGAGAGTGAGTGGAAGTAGTAAGAGgaaagaaaaagatgagaatttgaatttgaatgagaAATTGAAAAATTTGGGTGAATTTTTTGATGAGATTGATGGTGTGGTTAATAATATGAAATGTGATTTAGAAAGTTCTATTAAgaataaaaagattaaaatggatgATTTGTATGGTTATGTTGAAGTTACAGATAAGATAAAATTGTCATCTTTGAATGGTAGGAATGTTGTTAAGGGTTTGATTGATAATGAGGAAAAGTTTAATGGTGTTATGGTTGAGAATCATAAAAATGGTAGAAGGAAGAAACAAGTTGGTGAAGCTGGATACCAGATGCTGCAGTctattgggagtttatttcAGGAAAATTTGCGAAGCTCGAATTTTAACAAAGTCAGAGAAAATGTGGAGAAACCGTTGGATCAAACTCGAGGGAACGGTGCTTTGCCTCCGGTTGAAGATAGACCTTTGAATTTGGTTGATGATAGTAATAAAGTAAATGGCAAGTTGGATTCTTCTCAAGACTTGATTACTAACTCTGTTTCGGATATGACCAGAAATGGAAATAGAAGTAGTACTAATACtgagaaagaaaattttgagGTAGGGGATAATCGCAGAAGGGCTGACAAATTCCCTGACAAAAAAGAGTATAGTTACCGGAATAAAGAATTGAGGTTCTCAAATAACCGCAGCATCTCTTTGAAGATGGATTCAAGCAGCGTGACAGACATGTGGGAATCCCAGGATAATCAGCTTAATTCTGAAAGGTTTAAAGTTAGAATGAAACGCGTGGAGAGCGAGACTTCCTTTTTGCGTGAGCAATTGCTCGATCAAGACCATGAAACTTTCAGGTCTTCTCTTGGCAAGAGGGATAGTGAGTCTGATAATAGGTCTCAATATAAAGAAGATAGAGATAGGGTGAATTATGATGTCAATTTCAATCTTGATGATAACTTGTCTGAGAGTGAGAATGAATTCGACGGCCCTTCATCTACAAACTTTTCAGATGATATGATGTTTGATAGGTATCTTGGTGAAGCAATGGATCTTCTAAAACAATCAAAAGAGTTTGTAAAAGGTATTTATGATGGCGAACAAGCTGAAATCATGTTATACAAGTCTGCAAACTTACTCTCCAAAGCTGTGGACTTGAAGCCTATGAGTTTGTTGGCTGTAGGACAGCTAGGAAACACTTATCTTCTTCATGGAGAATTAAAGTTGAAGATTAGTCGTGAACTAAGAACTCTTCTTTCGGGAAGCACTCGTCCGTCATCTGCAAAACATAGTAGAATATTGAAGGAATTGAGAAATAAAATTTCCAGTAAAGAAGAAGCTATGCAATTGCTTATTGATGTATGTGAAGAGTGTGAAGAGCTACTGGTGAATGCAGGAAGAAAGTATAGACTAGCATTGTCAATTGATTCAAATGATGTGAGAGCCCTATATAATTGGGGCCTTGCACTCTCTTTCCGTGGTCAATTGATAGCAGATATTGGTCCG GGTGCAGCTTTTGAGGCTGAAAGGGTATTCTTGGCGGCAATTGACAAGTTTGATGCTATGCTGTTGAAAGGCAATGTTTATGCCCCAGATG CGTTGTTCAGATGGGGTGTAGCTTTACAGCAGAGATCTCGGTTAAGGCCAGGAAGTAGTAAGGAGAAGTTAAAGTTACTTCAGCAGGCTAAAAGGCTATATGAAGATGCTCTTGATATGGACTCCAATAACATGCAAGTGAAAGACGCCTTATCTTTGTGTGTCTCTGAGCTTAACTATAGACAATTTTAG